The stretch of DNA GCCATAGGCGTGTCCCTCCCAGTCGCTGTCTTCAGAGGAAGAAGACACCTGAAGGTCATCGTAGAGGACACTCCGGGGGCCAGGGGCCCAGTGCCCCTCAGGCTTCTTGCCAGTGGGAGGGTTCTGAGCAGGAGGGGCTGACTGCTCAGGACCAGGCAAGGCAGGAGGCGCCACGTACCTGCAGCTCCACCAGCCTTCGTCTGCTCGCACGAAGAGCATCCTGAGAGGCTGGCCTGGAACGTGGCTGATGGGTGGAGGATGGTCTCTGGTGCAGGCTTGGACACTATTGGGGCGAGATCTGTCCAGTGGAGGTTGGAGGGCAAGGCTTTGCCCCTGGGCAGGTGTCTTCCTGCTGACTTGGGGGGTCACTGTGGGTCCATGTCCAGTTgtactgggtggaggagggagattCTGGAAAGCCCCCAGATCTGCtgtcagagtgctcttctggggAGTCTGGATGGGGCTGAGTCTAGGTTTCTTTGGGGGGTTCAGACATGTCTGGGTGGGGATCTGGGCAGATCTCTTGCCTGGGGCCTTGATGCTGCTTTTGGAGTCCTGGACCAAACTTCTGCTTATGAGAGACACTGCAGGGTGGGTGGATTTCCTGTCATCTTTCCTGACAGGTGACCTGCTTGGGAGATCTGGATCCTGGAGGGGTTTCCTCTTGGATGCCTGGATGAGCGTGGGCATGTTTGGATGCTGTAGGAGAAGACCAAACAGAAAGGCCAGACGTGAGAATCTTCTCTCCatccaggaaaaaataaattaaccaaaAACCATCTCATAGGAATTAATTGTATGTGATGAGCTACTCAACCTCAGTGGTGCTCatgaaaaagaaagttacaaTATCACCTTGAGACATTTATACATCAAGTAGGCAAATAGAAAGAGTTTAACAATGTCTCCTGTTAAGTAAGTGGAAACAAGCTTTTTGTATACCCCCTTCCGAGGACTGTACACAACTCGGTGTTTTGCAGGCACTTTGATGGCCAAATAAGTTTTGATGGCCAGTTTTGGAGGATGAACCACAATGTACAGATTCGTGTTCTGACTTAAAGGATTCTGCTTACGGAATGCTGCTGATAAAATCACTTCCATTTACCAAACAGCATATTCTTGCCAGCCATGCAAGTAAGAATGCAAAATCAAAGACACCGAGGAAAATGGCATCTGAAAAGTACTCTAAGTGATCCCATTGGTTGGAAAAGAACGTGACCTGCTCCCTCGCACAGAAGGGGACTGAGGCCAATTGGGTTACCCCAGAAGGAGAAAGCGCGGGAACCGGGAGACTGACCCTCAGGTAGTGGCAGGACTCTGTCCCTTCCTTCCAGTACCGCTGCCGCCACCCTTGGGGTTTCCTGGGGAATCTCTGAAGCAGCTTCCTCTGCTGCTCTTCTTTCCTGCAAAACAAACCACGTTAAGGGGCAGAAACCCAATTTTCTTGTCACAATTGGGAACAACGGTGCTGTGGCCCAGCCCCTTTCCAAGTCCTGGGGTGACACTGGACCTGAATCCCTGTGCTTGGTGCAGACTCCTGCCCCGCTCATGTCCTTCCCCCAACTCCAGGGTTCCCTCCTGGGTTTCCCAGGAAGTTCTGTCTATTTGTCCCTATGGCTTTGGGGCCTGTCAGGTGCAAAACTGCATGTGTTCTCCATACCCCTCAGTGACTTCAAGGCATATTATGAGCTCCTGAGTGTGGACCCCTCAGGACATGGCTCCTGTTTCCCTATTTTCCCTGTCATGTCTAGAGATGGCTCAGCACCCAGTGTAGAGAAGGAGAGGAACCGTCTCCGCGATTTCAGCCCAAAGCTTGGGTACCACCCACCCCACTGCTCACCTTTGCCTTTCACCCTTCTCTCTCTCAGCCGTGTTAGGGGTCCCGGGGGTCTGCAGGTCCTGCAGCTTCCGTGGTTCCAGGTTCTCCTTGCCGAGTTTGGAGCCCAAGGGCTGGGGGGCCGGGGCCCCATGCCAGCGCTTCATGGGGCACCTGAGGCTCCTCGCTTTGTGCCCAAAGGCTCCGCAGTCCCTACACTTCACCTGTGGGTGGGGGAGAACAAAGTCAGTGAGTCAGCAGAACTCACAGGCGCGTGTCCAAAGTGAACACAAGGACAGATTGAGAGGGATGAACACTGGTTCTGGAGAAAGGACAGAAGCACACGGCCCCTTGGGTGCGAGGATATTTATGATACTGTGGTGCTTCCCAAAGCCTTTGCCAGGGAGCATCAAAGGAGGAAGGGCTGGTGCTCCAAGTGTGCACAGCAAGACCCCGATTGAAGGATTTGGATAAAAGCAGGCCAGACATCACACTAAGGAGGGGTCAGGTGGCCCCCGTCTCTGAACGGCCCGGTCTCCCTGGGGATGAGGTCCCAAGGCAGCTGTCTTTGGATGGGGCTGGACAAGGAAGTTATGGACCCAGGTATTCCAGGCCCAAACACTGTTTCCGGAGTCCATGCCTCCACTTACCCTGGGGTCTTCATCCTTTGGCGGGGGAGCCACCTGCCTCCCTGCGCCCGGGTTTTGCTTCCTCACTTGCTGGGCTTGAGAGAGTTTGCAGGGACCCAGCTGTCTGTAACGACCGGCCATGTTCCCCGCCTCCTCGGTGCTTCTCGCCAATCttaatttttggatttcctctgtaaaaagaaagagaaaaccgtCATATTCCTACAAGTCACTCCTGCCCCCTCTACACAAATGGGGTCATGAAACCTCACGACTACTAAGGAAATCCAGGTTTCTGATACTTTGACTTCTCTGCCCAGATATTTCTCCATTCTCTCCAGAGACCTACCCACAGATGAGGGCCCTGACTTGGTTATAAGTTTTAGGCAGACTGTGAATTTGGATTTGCATCCTTGAGAGACTGAAGTTAGAGACTTTGGTTACATGTATCACAGTCTAATAGATAAGAGTGAGAAAAGATTTCCCCACATGTACAGAAATACTTATGCTATGGAAAGGCCATATTTAATATTGACGCCCAGGCATTTGAAAATCAAACATAAGTTTGATAACTCCTTGAGAATTGGGCTCTCCCATCTGACATCAGAGAAGGCAATTCTCAAATACAAATTCACGTAACACAATTATTTTCTCCTCTGCTAGCTTAGACGGGGCACAACGCAGGGTCTGAACTGTTTTCTGAATCCTTCACCCTCAGTGTCTCACTTATAAAATGTGAAATACATGTTTCAACTGAGgatgaatgaataattttttaggcTTTCAATGCCTACAGACAATCCCACCAACGTTTCATAACTGCTCATCCAGTGCTCCACATCAATcagaatgctaggatgctaaATTCCTTAGAATGTGAATCTTCATGTAATAAGAGCATTCAGAAGGATATATTTTTTCAGGCTCTGTTCTCAAAACTGCTACTGAAGTTAAATGATCTAGATCATTATCTGGCACCATACTTAAAACTCAACTGAAAATCGATGAAAGATTAGAAGATAAGACCTGAAATtgtaaagctcctagaagaaaacaaaagatatatGCTCCTTGACATAGTTCCCAATCAACGGAAAAAGGGATAAGGAAACAAGAGTATGTATATTCTATGGAAATCTATTCAACggtaaaaaaaagttgaaatcttGTTATTTTCCAGAATATGGATAGAACTTATTGTTATGATGCTAAAGAAGAAAGTCAGAGACCGAAGGTGAATACCAAAGGACTTCACTCTTGTGTAGAATagtaagaacaaacaaaaaggaaagaaaccaacaAATCGGTGAACAAACcaaatgacaaaaacaaacatatagattCACAGAACAGAGTAGTGGATACCAGGGAGGAAACGTCAAGGGCCAAGGCACAATGGTAAAGGTGGTCAAATGTGTAGTGACAGTGGGAGAGGAAAATTTTGGTGGTGAGCCTGTGTTAAGGTTTACAAAATTTGAAATGTAATACTGTACAAACGAAACATCTAATATTGACACCCACTGTTaacgcaatttaaaaaaatttaaaaatacagacaccttgggacttccctggtggcgtagtggttaagaacccacctgccagtgcaggggacatgggttcgagccctggtctgggaatatcccacatgctgcggagcaagtaagcctgtgagccacaactactgagcctgtgctctagagcccatgagccacaactactgaagcccatgtgccacaactactgaagcccgtgaacctagagctggtgctctgcaacaagagaagccaccgcaatgagaagcccgcgcactgcaatgaagagtatcccccactcgccgcagctagagaaaagcctgcacacagcaacaaagacccaacacagccaaaaaaaaaaaaaaagacaccttacCCTATTGCCAGGCCAAATCACTACATATCTTCACTATGGACTTCTTGTTCTGAGGGATATGCTGAACACAAATTTAAAGCAAACTATCCTAAAGTCCAGCTGTGCTCCTCCTCTCTGTCAGGAGAGTATCAGGGAGGTGGGTGGAGGAATGCAGCTTTGAAGGGGGCTGAGGACGGGTCAAGGGGGAACTTCCTTTCCTAGCTGACCTGATACTGCTCCAAGGTCGCATGACCTTGTTAAGGGTTGCTTAACCAATCAACGTCATCTGTCACCTTTGGTCTAACCACGTCTGAAGACGtgttaagagaaagaaataattcGTGATTTCACTCATGTGTGGAGCacaaaaaactaacaaacaaaaagaaaataagtaaaaacaactttaaggaagaaaaaaattgacacGATAACAAATACAAAGATACACAGACCCGAGTAGTGGAAATCAGAGGAGAAGCCACGGGTAGAGGCAAAATGGACAAAATGGGGCAGCTAGATGGTGACAGAGGAAAACTGCATTTTTGGTGCCGAGAAGGTGTATGGTACACAGAAACTGAAATGTATTGCTGTGAACGTAAAACTTACTAACATTATAATGGAATGATACCTaagttaagaaaatttttaattaaattaaaaagaaattaaagaatcgaTACTCAACCGCCTAAAGCCACATCACTATGTAATTTTATTCTTGTCCTGTTTCCTTGAGGAACTAGCTGAACACCAAATTTAAATCACACAACATGAAACTCAGCTGGATACCTCTTCTCTGTCAGTAGATGCTCAGAATGGTGGGTGCTGGACACTATCCACCTGAGGAGATGCAGCTTTGTGGGTGGCTGAGGAAGGAATTTCCCTTTCCTGCTGACTTTATACTACTCTAAGGTCACGTGACCTTgatgaggttttgtttttttttttttttttaaccaatcaaCATTATGTATCACCTTGTATTTATCAATGTCTTGAAGAcacatttagaaaagagaaatatcttatgaattcacttatatgtggaacactaaacacaaatacaaaaagcaaataagtaaaaaaagattaaagaggaaaacaaatgacacaaaaacaaacacatatattCACAGAACAGAGCAGTGGATATCAGAGGATAGGTTCAGGGGGGTGGCCAATGAGTAAAATGGGTCCACAGGATGGTAAcaaaaaaacttaattttttggTGCTAAGCAATTTAATGGTATACTGGggttgaaatatatttttgtgcaCATAAAACTTATCTAACATTTTGACCGAATGATACcctacaaaaataattaaattaaaagattaaagCATCTGCACCCCATTGCTTAAACCACATCAGTACATATTTTGTCTACTGTCGGATTTCTCTGACAGACAAGCTGAACACCAAATTTAAATCAAACAACCTGAATCTCAGCTGTGTACCTCTTATCTGTCAGTAGATGCTCAGAATGGTGGGTGCTGGATACTCTGTGCACCTTTGAAGGGGGCTGAGGACAGGTCAGTGGGGGAACTTCACTTTCACTCTGCCTTTGAGTCTGCTCCCAGGTCACATGACCTTGATGAGGTTTTTCTTAACCAATCAAGGTTACGTATCACCTTTACTCTAATAATGTCTTGAAGACACATTTAGAAAGGACAAATACCTTACGacttcactcatatgtggaacaCTGtatacaaacaaaaagcaaatttttttacttaaaaaaaattaaagaagaaagtaaatgaCACAAACACATATTCATACAACAGGGTAGTGGATATCAGAGGGTAGCAGCAGGGGGATGGCCAATGAGTAAAATGGGTCCACaggatggcaaaagaaaaaacctaaGTTTTTGGTGCTGATCAGTTTTATGGAATACTGgagttgaaatatatttttatacatataaaacatgtAATATTATAACCCAATGATACcatagaaaaataattacattaaaaattaaattatccaTGACTCATTGCCTATAGCCACATCTATACATATTTTGTCTAGAGTCCTGTTTCTCTAGGGGATACATTGAACACCAAATAAAGTCAAACAACCTGAAATCCAGCCTGGTACAGGAGTTGAAATATATTGTCATACACATAAAACTTATCTAATATTATAACCAAAAAATACCTCATTAAAAGAGTCTACTGAacaataaattgaaaagaaattaaagaatctaTATCCTTTGCCCATAGCCACATCATTATCTTTACCACTGCCCTGTTACCTGAGGAACAAGATGAACACCAAATATACAGCAAATCAACCTGAAATCCAGCTGGGTACTTCCTGTTGGTAGGTCATCAGAAATATGTGTGCTGGACAAACTCCACTGGACACAGTGTGGGTTCCAAGGTGCCTGAGGAAGGGTCCATGGGAGAAGGGTCCATTTCTTGCTTACAGTTATACTACTCCAGGTCACGTGACCCTGTTAAGACATTTGTAGCCAAGGAAAGATATCAATCCCCTTTTTTCTTACCCTGTCTCTAAGGAAGGTTTATACATTGTGATTTATTGTTATCATGCATTTTAAAACTAGAGGGACACctgtacatactttttttttttttaatttttacacttcagttatttatttatttatttttggctgtgttgggtcttagtttctgtgcgtgggctttctcaggttgcggcgagtgggggccactcttcatcgcagtgcatgggcctctcactgtcgcgggctctcttgttgcggagcacaggctccaaatgcacaggctcagtacttgtggctcacgggcccagccgctctgcggcacgcgggatcttcccaggccagggctcgaacccgcgtcccctgcactggcaggcagactctcaaccactgcgccaccagggaagccctgtacatacttttaagaaaaattatgctctgaaagaaaattaaacatttttgcatATGCTTATTTTTTCTGAGAATCAcaatttttactgtggtaaaacatGCATGACATAAAATGTACTATTTAATCACAATGAGGTGTCAAGTCCTATGGCATCAAGTACGCTCATGTTATCCTGCAGCCATCAACACCATCCATGTCCTGATAAAAAATAGATAGGAAAAAGAAAGGTAACATTTCCCCACATGGAACAAATAATTATGCGATGAGAAAGCTGCATTTAATATTGTGGTACATGCATTTGAAAATCAAAGGAAGCTATGCTTACTTCTTGAAAATTCGACTTTCCCATCGGACATCAGAGCAGGCCATTTTCAAGTACAAATTCACTTAGGAGAAACATTTTCTCCTCTATTAAACTAGAAGCTTCACAGCTGAGCTTTAAATCTTTTCTcttcagtgtttcttttttatctAGTTTCTGTTAATGGAAGACAAAGAGGTTTCAGCTAAGAGTGAACAGATCCATTATTTAGGCTTTCAATGCCTATAGAAAATCCCACCTTGTTTTGATAACTGCTGTTTCAGTTCCCCACATAAATCAGAATGCTACTTTACATGCCCTCTGAATTTTCATCTTCTTGTAATAAATAGTGTGAAGAACGATGTATTGTATCAGTTTCTGTTTTCAGAATTacccttaaaaataaagaatcaagATCACGAACTCACGCCATACACAAACCTGAACTCAAAACGCATGAATACTTGAATaaaagacctgaaactgtaaaaatgCTAGAAGAAAACAGCGACAGTACACTCCTTGAGATAGGTGGTCATCAATGGAAAAGCAGGTAAAGAAGAGGTAGTAGGTATTTAATGGAACACTATTCAGTCATAAAACAGATGAAATTTGCCATTTTCCACAACATGGTGGGACCTGGAGGGTATCATGCTAACAATATAAGACAGGCAGAAAGGACAAACACGTTATGACTTTACCCATATGTGgaatacaaaaaaattacaagaaaaaataaagaaagaaaaaaattaatgatgaaaCCAAAGGGcaccaaaacaaacacatagatgcACAAGACAGAATACTGGAAACCAgaggggaagtggcaggcggAAGGCCCAATGGGTAAAATGGGTCCACAGGATGGTAACAGACAGAAACCAAGTTTTTGGTCCTGAGCAGGTGCGTGGTGTACAGGAGTTgaaatatattgttttgttttgtttttaacaatttatgtttttttttaaatatctttattggagtataattgctttacaatggtgtgttagtttctgctttatagaaaTATACTGTTGTAAACATAAAACTTATCTAATATTATAACTGAATgatacctcagtaaaaaaaagaaaaacaatagaaatgtaaatttaaaaaaattaaagaatcttTACCCCATTGCCTAAAGCCATATCACTACATATTTTGACCACTGTCCTATTTCTTTGGGGGATTAACTGAACACCAAATTTACTTCAAACCAACCTGAAATCCAGCCGTGCTCCTCCTGTCAGTAGAATCTCAGAAAAGTGGGTGCTGGACAAACCCCACTGGACGAGATGCAGCTTCCAAGGTGGCTGAGGAAGGGTCCATTGGGAAAGTTTTCTTTCCGAGCTGACTTTTATGCTGTTTCAAGCTCACAGGACCTTGTTAAGCCTTTCATACCCAAGGAAAGAAATCTGTCACAACAGAAAGACAATAGAATTGGTTGCTCATCCTCCTCACACAAGATTGTTTTCCACCCTGACTGTTCCCCAGAATCCCTTGTGGAGATTTGAAAAGTAATGATGGATCAGTATCATCTTTGTATGTGTTCCTCTAAAGGGACTCACGCCTGTAGTTTGGGAATTGTGCTACTTTGTGCTACAAGAACACAAGTTATCCCAGTAGATATCCTGGAAGAATTTCCCTTGAGATTTATGTTCAATATTGATGTGTGTCAAAGGATAACATTCCAAGTCCTGCACAAAATGGGGAGATCTGCTTGGTGAGaacattcattttttcttctggaaCAGTACATtgcacaaattattttaaaaactggcttGCGTGATGGCTGATAGTTTCAGGCATTTTTTAATCCTGGAGGTTTATTCCATGAGCTTATGCGGGGTTAACGGGGCTGGGTTCCTCTTTAGTGAGACTGCTGGATGCATAATTCAGGAATCAGCTGAATAAGATAGAGAGTATGATCGTGGAAGGAACTCTTCATCCACGTAGCTCAATTCAGAGGTTTGGGGACAAAATAACAAAGAGATTTCTGAGGTCTGGGAGGGCAGACATGCCTGTCTCTCTAGCCCCAGGTGGTTTCCATCTGCAGACATAGGTTGAGGGGCCTCAAAAAGTGTAGGACTAGATAGATGTCTTTGAGACTTCCCCATGACCTTGCCTGACCAGGGTCGTGACATTCTGGGAAACATGACCAGTGGAGCTGAAGGTCAGAGCTATGTCACCACCAGGGCCTGAAAGGGTAGATGGGGTTGAGGGACGTTGGAATAAGTGGAGCTGAGTTGTGTGGAAAGAGCTGTTGAGAAAGGGGACACTCAGAGTGGGGCTGAGTCTCTGCCCGCTTTCCAAGGGTGCATACCTGAATCCCTGTGTTTACAGGGGCACAAAGAAAATCAGACACCAACACTTAGCTCCTTTAGCCACAGACTTTATTGTTTGAATATTTGCAACTATTATTCTATAcacaaatttaaatttcttccaaACTCTACATTCTGTATTGCTAGATCACTTCACTCTCCTTTTTATGCCACATTTGCATGAAGAGGTATTTCGCCAAATCACAATTTGCCTGACTGTATGTTAAAGGATTCTTTTAGAGCCTCCTTCTCCCACATACtc from Balaenoptera ricei isolate mBalRic1 chromosome 21, mBalRic1.hap2, whole genome shotgun sequence encodes:
- the LOC132356710 gene encoding putative protein FAM90A26, with product MAGRYRQLGPCKLSQAQQVRKQNPGAGRQVAPPPKDEDPRVKCRDCGAFGHKARSLRCPMKRWHGAPAPQPLGSKLGKENLEPRKLQDLQTPGTPNTAEREKGERQRKEEQQRKLLQRFPRKPQGWRQRYWKEGTESCHYLRHPNMPTLIQASKRKPLQDPDLPSRSPVRKDDRKSTHPAVSLISRSLVQDSKSSIKAPGKRSAQIPTQTCLNPPKKPRLSPIQTPQKSTLTADLGAFQNLPPPPSTTGHGPTVTPQVSRKTPAQGQSLALQPPLDRSRPNSVQACTRDHPPPISHVPGQPLRMLFVRADEGWWSCRYVAPPALPGPEQSAPPAQNPPTGKKPEGHWAPGPRSVLYDDLQVSSSSEDSDWEGHAYGN